One region of Oncorhynchus keta strain PuntledgeMale-10-30-2019 unplaced genomic scaffold, Oket_V2 Un_scaffold_3531_pilon_pilon, whole genome shotgun sequence genomic DNA includes:
- the LOC127928687 gene encoding uncharacterized protein LOC127928687 isoform X7 translates to MVCFDPVTVCSLYVSSVCSTEYPPREERNTWGLLCSVWVCYVLLYSVWVCYVLDGSVMFWMGLLYSGWVCYVLDGSVMGLLCSVWVCYVLLYSVWVCYVLDGSVMFCYILDGSVMFWMGLLCSVWVCYVLYGSVMFCMGLLCSVWVCYVLYGSVMFCYILYGSVMFCMGLLCSVGLLCSVWVCYVLYGSVMFCYVLYGSVMFCYVLYGSVMFCMGLLCSVWVCYVLYGSVMFCMGLLCSVWVCYVLYGSVMFCMGLLCSVWVCYVLYGSVMFCMGLLCSVWVCYVLYGSVMFCMGLLCSVWVCYVLYGSVMFCMGLLCSVWVCYVLLYSEWVCYVLLCSVWVCYVLYGSVMFCMGLLCSVWVCYVLYGSVMFCMGLLCSVWVCYVLYGSVMFCMGLFLHKHFICCC, encoded by the exons ATGGTGTGTTTTGATCCTGTGACTGTGTGTAGTCTATATGTCTCATCTGTCTGTTCCACTGAATACCCCCCACGAGAAGAAAGAAACACATGgggtctgttatgttctgtatgggtctgttatgttctgttatattctgtatgggtctgttatgttctg gatgggtctgttatgttctggatgggtctgttat attctggatgggtctgttatgttctggatgggtctgttatg ggtctgttatgttctgtatgggtctgttatgttctgttatattctgtatgggtctgttatgttctggatgggtctgttatgttctgttatattctggatgggtctgttatgttctggatgggtctgttatgttctgtatgggtctgttatgttctgtatgggtctgttatgttctgtatgggtctgttatgttctgtatgggtctgttatgttctgtatgggtctgttatgttctgttatattctgtatgggtctgttatgttctgtatgggtctgttatgttctgtgggtctgttatgttctgtatgggtctgttatgttctgtatgggtctgttatgttctgttatgttctgtatgggtctgttatgttctgttatgttctgtatgggtctgttatgttctgtatgggtctgttatgttctgtatgggtctgttatgttctgtatgggtctgttatgttctgtatgggtctgttatgttctgtatgggtctgttatgttctgtatgggtctgttatgttctgtatgggtctgttatgttctgtatgggtctgttatgttctgtatgggtctgttatgttctgtatgggtctgttatgttctgtatgggtctgttatgttctgtatgggtctgttatgttctgtatgggtctgttatgttctgtatgggtctgttatgttctgtatgggtctgttatgttctgtatgggtctgttatgttctgtttgggtctgttatgttctgttatattctgaatgggtctgttatgttctgttatgttctgtatgggtctgttatgttctgtatgggtctgttatgttctgtatgggtctgttatgttctgtatgggtctgttatgttctgtatgggtctgttatgttctgtatgggtctgttatgttctgtatgggtctgttatgttctgtatgggtctgttatgttctgtaTGGGTCTGTTTTTGCACAAAcattttatttgttgttgttga
- the LOC127928687 gene encoding uncharacterized protein LOC127928687 isoform X1 → MFCMGLLCSVIFCMGLLCSVIFWMGLLCSVWVCYVLLYSVWVCYVLDGSVMFCYILDGSVMFWMGLLCSVWVCYVLYGSVMFCMGLLCSVWVCYVLYGSVMFCYILYGSVMFCMGLLCSVGLLCSVWVCYVLYGSVMFCYVLYGSVMFCYVLYGSVMFCMGLLCSVWVCYVLYGSVMFCMGLLCSVWVCYVLYGSVMFCMGLLCSVWVCYVLYGSVMFCMGLLCSVWVCYVLYGSVMFCMGLLCSVWVCYVLYGSVMFCMGLLCSVWVCYVLLYSEWVCYVLLCSVWVCYVLYGSVMFCMGLLCSVWVCYVLYGSVMFCMGLLCSVWVCYVLYGSVMFCMGLFLHKHFICCC, encoded by the coding sequence atgttctgtatgggtctgttatgttctgttatattctgtatgggtctgttatgttctgttatattctggatgggtctgttatgttctgtatgggtctgttatgttctgttatattctgtatgggtctgttatgttctggatgggtctgttatgttctgttatattctggatgggtctgttatgttctggatgggtctgttatgttctgtatgggtctgttatgttctgtatgggtctgttatgttctgtatgggtctgttatgttctgtatgggtctgttatgttctgtatgggtctgttatgttctgttatattctgtatgggtctgttatgttctgtatgggtctgttatgttctgtgggtctgttatgttctgtatgggtctgttatgttctgtatgggtctgttatgttctgttatgttctgtatgggtctgttatgttctgttatgttctgtatgggtctgttatgttctgtatgggtctgttatgttctgtatgggtctgttatgttctgtatgggtctgttatgttctgtatgggtctgttatgttctgtatgggtctgttatgttctgtatgggtctgttatgttctgtatgggtctgttatgttctgtatgggtctgttatgttctgtatgggtctgttatgttctgtatgggtctgttatgttctgtatgggtctgttatgttctgtatgggtctgttatgttctgtatgggtctgttatgttctgtatgggtctgttatgttctgtatgggtctgttatgttctgtatgggtctgttatgttctgtttgggtctgttatgttctgttatattctgaatgggtctgttatgttctgttatgttctgtatgggtctgttatgttctgtatgggtctgttatgttctgtatgggtctgttatgttctgtatgggtctgttatgttctgtatgggtctgttatgttctgtatgggtctgttatgttctgtatgggtctgttatgttctgtatgggtctgttatgttctgtaTGGGTCTGTTTTTGCACAAAcattttatttgttgttgttga
- the LOC127928687 gene encoding uncharacterized protein LOC127928687 isoform X3 produces the protein MVCFDPVTVCSLYVSSVCSTEYPPREERNTWGLLCSVWVCYVLLYSVWVCYVLLYSGWVCYVLYGSVMFCYILYGSVMFCYILDGSVMFWMGLLCSVIFCMGLLCSGWVCYVLLYSGWVCYVLDGSVMFCMGLLCSVIFCMGLLCSVIFWMGLLCSVWVCYVLLYSVWVCYVLLYSGWVCYVLDGSVIFWMGLLCSGWVCYGSVMFCMGLLCSVIFCMGLLCSGWVCYVLLYSGWVCYVLDGSVMFCMGLLCSVWVCYVLYGSVMFCMGLLCSVWVCYVLLYSVWVCYVLYGSVMFCGSVMFCMGLLCSVWVCYVLLCSVWVCYVLLCSVWVCYVLYGSVMFCMGLLCSVWVCYVLYGSVMFCMGLLCSVWVCYVLYGSVMFCMGLLCSVWVCYVLYGSVMFCMGLLCSVWVCYVLYGSVMFCMGLLCSVWVCYVLYGSVMFCLGLLCSVIF, from the exons ATGGTGTGTTTTGATCCTGTGACTGTGTGTAGTCTATATGTCTCATCTGTCTGTTCCACTGAATACCCCCCACGAGAAGAAAGAAACACATGgggtctgttatgttctgtatgggtctgttatgttctgttatattctgtatgggtctgttatgttctgttatattctggatgggtctgttatgttctgtatgggtctgttatgttctgttatattctgtatgggtctgttatgttctgttatattctggatgggtctgttatgttctggatgggtctgttatgttctgttatattctgtatgggtctgttatgttctggatgggtctgttatgttctgttatattctggatgggtctgttatgttctggatgggtctgttatgttctgtatgggtctgttatgttctgttatattctgtatgggtctgttatgttctgttatattctggatgggtctgttatgttctgtatgggtctgttatgttctgttatattctgtatgggtctgttatgttctgttatattctggatgggtctgttatgttctggatgggtctgttat attctggatgggtctgttatgttctggatgggtctgttatg ggtctgttatgttctgtatgggtctgttatgttctgttatattctgtatgggtctgttatgttctggatgggtctgttatgttctgttatattctggatgggtctgttatgttctggatgggtctgttatgttctgtatgggtctgttatgttctgtatgggtctgttatgttctgtatgggtctgttatgttctgtatgggtctgttatgttctgtatgggtctgttatgttctgttatattctgtatgggtctgttatgttctgtatgggtctgttatgttctgtgggtctgttatgttctgtatgggtctgttatgttctgtatgggtctgttatgttctgttatgttctgtatgggtctgttatgttctgttatgttctgtatgggtctgttatgttctgtatgggtctgttatgttctgtatgggtctgttatgttctgtatgggtctgttatgttctgtatgggtctgttatgttctgtatgggtctgttatgttctgtatgggtctgttatgttctgtatgggtctgttatgttctgtatgggtctgttatgttctgtatgggtctgttatgttctgtatgggtctgttatgttctgtatgggtctgttatgttctgtatgggtctgttatgttctgtatgggtctgttatgttctgtatgggtctgttatgttctgtatgggtctgttatgttctgtatgggtctgttatgttctgtttgggtctgttatgttctgttatattctga
- the LOC127928687 gene encoding uncharacterized protein LOC127928687 isoform X11 has translation MSHLSVPLNTPHEKKETHGVCYVLYGSVMFCYILYGSVMFCYILDGSVMFCMGLLCSVIFCMGLLCSGWVCYVLDGSVIFWMGLLCSGWVCYGSVMFCMGLLCSVIFCMGLLCSGWVCYVLLYSGWVCYVLDGSVMFCMGLLCSVWVCYVLYGSVMFCMGLLCSVWVCYVLLYSVWVCYVLYGSVMFCGSVMFCMGLLCSVWVCYVLLCSVWVCYVLLCSVWVCYVLYGSVMFCMGLLCSVWVCYVLYGSVMFCMGLLCSVWVCYVLYGSVMFCMGLLCSVWVCYVLYGSVMFCMGLLCSVWVCYVLYGSVMFCMGLLCSVWVCYVLYGSVMFCLGLLCSVIF, from the exons ATGTCTCATCTGTCTGTTCCACTGAATACCCCCCACGAGAAGAAAGAAACACATGgggtctgttatgttctgtatgggtctgttatgttctgttatattctgtatgggtctgttatgttctgttatattctggatgggtctgttatgttctgtatgggtctgttatgttctgttatattctgtatgggtctgttatgttctg gatgggtctgttatgttctggatgggtctgttat attctggatgggtctgttatgttctggatgggtctgttatg ggtctgttatgttctgtatgggtctgttatgttctgttatattctgtatgggtctgttatgttctggatgggtctgttatgttctgttatattctggatgggtctgttatgttctggatgggtctgttatgttctgtatgggtctgttatgttctgtatgggtctgttatgttctgtatgggtctgttatgttctgtatgggtctgttatgttctgtatgggtctgttatgttctgttatattctgtatgggtctgttatgttctgtatgggtctgttatgttctgtgggtctgttatgttctgtatgggtctgttatgttctgtatgggtctgttatgttctgttatgttctgtatgggtctgttatgttctgttatgttctgtatgggtctgttatgttctgtatgggtctgttatgttctgtatgggtctgttatgttctgtatgggtctgttatgttctgtatgggtctgttatgttctgtatgggtctgttatgttctgtatgggtctgttatgttctgtatgggtctgttatgttctgtatgggtctgttatgttctgtatgggtctgttatgttctgtatgggtctgttatgttctgtatgggtctgttatgttctgtatgggtctgttatgttctgtatgggtctgttatgttctgtatgggtctgttatgttctgtatgggtctgttatgttctgtatgggtctgttatgttctgtttgggtctgttatgttctgttatattctga
- the LOC127928687 gene encoding uncharacterized protein LOC127928687 isoform X5: MVCFDPVTVCSLYVSSVCSTEYPPREERNTWGLLCSVWVCYVLLYSVWVCYVLLYSGWVCYVLYGSVMFCYILYGSVMFCYILDGSVMFWMGLLCSVIFCMGLLCSGWVCYVLLYSGWVCYVLDGSVMFCMGLLCSVIFCMGLLCSGWVCYVLDGSVIFWMGLLCSGWVCYGSVMFCMGLLCSVIFCMGLLCSGWVCYVLLYSGWVCYVLDGSVMFCMGLLCSVWVCYVLYGSVMFCMGLLCSVWVCYVLLYSVWVCYVLYGSVMFCGSVMFCMGLLCSVWVCYVLLCSVWVCYVLLCSVWVCYVLYGSVMFCMGLLCSVWVCYVLYGSVMFCMGLLCSVWVCYVLYGSVMFCMGLLCSVWVCYVLYGSVMFCMGLLCSVWVCYVLYGSVMFCMGLLCSVWVCYVLYGSVMFCLGLLCSVIF, encoded by the exons ATGGTGTGTTTTGATCCTGTGACTGTGTGTAGTCTATATGTCTCATCTGTCTGTTCCACTGAATACCCCCCACGAGAAGAAAGAAACACATGgggtctgttatgttctgtatgggtctgttatgttctgttatattctgtatgggtctgttatgttctgttatattctggatgggtctgttatgttctgtatgggtctgttatgttctgttatattctgtatgggtctgttatgttctgttatattctggatgggtctgttatgttctggatgggtctgttatgttctgttatattctgtatgggtctgttatgttctggatgggtctgttatgttctgttatattctggatgggtctgttatgttctggatgggtctgttatgttctgtatgggtctgttatgttctgttatattctgtatgggtctgttatgttctg gatgggtctgttatgttctggatgggtctgttat attctggatgggtctgttatgttctggatgggtctgttatg ggtctgttatgttctgtatgggtctgttatgttctgttatattctgtatgggtctgttatgttctggatgggtctgttatgttctgttatattctggatgggtctgttatgttctggatgggtctgttatgttctgtatgggtctgttatgttctgtatgggtctgttatgttctgtatgggtctgttatgttctgtatgggtctgttatgttctgtatgggtctgttatgttctgttatattctgtatgggtctgttatgttctgtatgggtctgttatgttctgtgggtctgttatgttctgtatgggtctgttatgttctgtatgggtctgttatgttctgttatgttctgtatgggtctgttatgttctgttatgttctgtatgggtctgttatgttctgtatgggtctgttatgttctgtatgggtctgttatgttctgtatgggtctgttatgttctgtatgggtctgttatgttctgtatgggtctgttatgttctgtatgggtctgttatgttctgtatgggtctgttatgttctgtatgggtctgttatgttctgtatgggtctgttatgttctgtatgggtctgttatgttctgtatgggtctgttatgttctgtatgggtctgttatgttctgtatgggtctgttatgttctgtatgggtctgttatgttctgtatgggtctgttatgttctgtatgggtctgttatgttctgtttgggtctgttatgttctgttatattctga
- the LOC127928687 gene encoding uncharacterized protein LOC127928687 isoform X6: MGSVMFCMGLLCSVIFCMGLLCSVIFWMGLLCSVWVCYVLLYSVWVCYVLLYSGWVCYVLDGSVMFCYILYGSVMFWMGLLCSVIFWMGLLCSGWVCYVLYGSVMFCYILYGSVMFCYILDGSVMFCMGLLCSVIFCMGLLCSVIFWMGLLCSGWVCYGSVMFCMGLLCSVIFCMGLLCSGWVCYVLLYSGWVCYVLDGSVMFCMGLLCSVWVCYVLYGSVMFCMGLLCSVWVCYVLLYSVWVCYVLYGSVMFCGSVMFCMGLLCSVWVCYVLLCSVWVCYVLLCSVWVCYVLYGSVMFCMGLLCSVWVCYVLYGSVMFCMGLLCSVWVCYVLYGSVMFCMGLLCSVWVCYVLYGSVMFCMGLLCSVWVCYVLYGSVMFCMGLLCSVWVCYVLYGSVMFCLGLLCSVIF, encoded by the exons ATGgggtctgttatgttctgtatgggtctgttatgttctgttatattctgtatgggtctgttatgttctgttatattctggatgggtctgttatgttctgtatgggtctgttatgttctgttatattctgtatgggtctgttatgttctgttatattctggatgggtctgttatgttctggatgggtctgttatgttctgttatattctgtatgggtctgttatgttctggatgggtctgttatgttctgttatattctggatgggtctgttatgttctggatgggtctgttatgttctgtatgggtctgttatgttctgttatattctgtatgggtctgttatgttctgttatattctggatgggtctgttatgttctgtatgggtctgttatgttctgttatattctgtatgggtctgttatgttctgttatattctggatgggtctgttatgttctggatgggtctgttatg ggtctgttatgttctgtatgggtctgttatgttctgttatattctgtatgggtctgttatgttctggatgggtctgttatgttctgttatattctggatgggtctgttatgttctggatgggtctgttatgttctgtatgggtctgttatgttctgtatgggtctgttatgttctgtatgggtctgttatgttctgtatgggtctgttatgttctgtatgggtctgttatgttctgttatattctgtatgggtctgttatgttctgtatgggtctgttatgttctgtgggtctgttatgttctgtatgggtctgttatgttctgtatgggtctgttatgttctgttatgttctgtatgggtctgttatgttctgttatgttctgtatgggtctgttatgttctgtatgggtctgttatgttctgtatgggtctgttatgttctgtatgggtctgttatgttctgtatgggtctgttatgttctgtatgggtctgttatgttctgtatgggtctgttatgttctgtatgggtctgttatgttctgtatgggtctgttatgttctgtatgggtctgttatgttctgtatgggtctgttatgttctgtatgggtctgttatgttctgtatgggtctgttatgttctgtatgggtctgttatgttctgtatgggtctgttatgttctgtatgggtctgttatgttctgtatgggtctgttatgttctgtttgggtctgttatgttctgttatattctga
- the LOC127928687 gene encoding uncharacterized protein LOC127928687 isoform X2: MVCFDPVTVCSLYVSSVCSTEYPPREERNTWGLLCSVWVCYVLLYSVWVCYVLLYSGWVCYVLYGSVMFCYILYGSVMFCYILDGSVMFWMGLLCSVIFCMGLLCSGWVCYVLLYSGWVCYVLDGSVMFCMGLLCSVIFCMGLLCSVIFWMGLLCSVWVCYVLLYSVWVCYVLLYSGWVCYVLDGSVMFCYILYGSVMFWMGLLCSVIFWMGLLCSGWVCYGSVMFCMGLLCSVIFCMGLLCSGWVCYVLLYSGWVCYVLDGSVMFCMGLLCSVWVCYVLYGSVMFCMGLLCSVWVCYVLLYSVWVCYVLYGSVMFCGSVMFCMGLLCSVWVCYVLLCSVWVCYVLLCSVWVCYVLYGSVMFCMGLLCSVWVCYVLYGSVMFCMGLLCSVWVCYVLYGSVMFCMGLLCSVWVCYVLYGSVMFCMGLLCSVWVCYVLYGSVMFCMGLLCSVWVCYVLYGSVMFCLGLLCSVIF; the protein is encoded by the exons ATGGTGTGTTTTGATCCTGTGACTGTGTGTAGTCTATATGTCTCATCTGTCTGTTCCACTGAATACCCCCCACGAGAAGAAAGAAACACATGgggtctgttatgttctgtatgggtctgttatgttctgttatattctgtatgggtctgttatgttctgttatattctggatgggtctgttatgttctgtatgggtctgttatgttctgttatattctgtatgggtctgttatgttctgttatattctggatgggtctgttatgttctggatgggtctgttatgttctgttatattctgtatgggtctgttatgttctggatgggtctgttatgttctgttatattctggatgggtctgttatgttctggatgggtctgttatgttctgtatgggtctgttatgttctgttatattctgtatgggtctgttatgttctgttatattctggatgggtctgttatgttctgtatgggtctgttatgttctgttatattctgtatgggtctgttatgttctgttatattctggatgggtctgttatgttctggatgggtctgttatgttctgttatattctgtatgggtctgttatgttctggatgggtctgttatgttctgttatattctggatgggtctgttatgttctggatgggtctgttatg ggtctgttatgttctgtatgggtctgttatgttctgttatattctgtatgggtctgttatgttctggatgggtctgttatgttctgttatattctggatgggtctgttatgttctggatgggtctgttatgttctgtatgggtctgttatgttctgtatgggtctgttatgttctgtatgggtctgttatgttctgtatgggtctgttatgttctgtatgggtctgttatgttctgttatattctgtatgggtctgttatgttctgtatgggtctgttatgttctgtgggtctgttatgttctgtatgggtctgttatgttctgtatgggtctgttatgttctgttatgttctgtatgggtctgttatgttctgttatgttctgtatgggtctgttatgttctgtatgggtctgttatgttctgtatgggtctgttatgttctgtatgggtctgttatgttctgtatgggtctgttatgttctgtatgggtctgttatgttctgtatgggtctgttatgttctgtatgggtctgttatgttctgtatgggtctgttatgttctgtatgggtctgttatgttctgtatgggtctgttatgttctgtatgggtctgttatgttctgtatgggtctgttatgttctgtatgggtctgttatgttctgtatgggtctgttatgttctgtatgggtctgttatgttctgtatgggtctgttatgttctgtttgggtctgttatgttctgttatattctga
- the LOC127928687 gene encoding uncharacterized protein LOC127928687 isoform X12 translates to MGSVMFCMGLLCSVIFCMGLLCSVIFWMGLLCSVWVCYVLLYSVWVCYVLLYSGWVCYVLDGSVIFWMGLLCSGWVCYGSVMFCMGLLCSVIFCMGLLCSGWVCYVLLYSGWVCYVLDGSVMFCMGLLCSVWVCYVLYGSVMFCMGLLCSVWVCYVLLYSVWVCYVLYGSVMFCGSVMFCMGLLCSVWVCYVLLCSVWVCYVLLCSVWVCYVLYGSVMFCMGLLCSVWVCYVLYGSVMFCMGLLCSVWVCYVLYGSVMFCMGLLCSVWVCYVLYGSVMFCMGLLCSVWVCYVLYGSVMFCMGLLCSVWVCYVLYGSVMFCLGLLCSVIF, encoded by the exons ATGgggtctgttatgttctgtatgggtctgttatgttctgttatattctgtatgggtctgttatgttctgttatattctggatgggtctgttatgttctgtatgggtctgttatgttctgttatattctgtatgggtctgttatgttctgttatattctggatgggtctgttatgttctggatgggtctgttat attctggatgggtctgttatgttctggatgggtctgttatg ggtctgttatgttctgtatgggtctgttatgttctgttatattctgtatgggtctgttatgttctggatgggtctgttatgttctgttatattctggatgggtctgttatgttctggatgggtctgttatgttctgtatgggtctgttatgttctgtatgggtctgttatgttctgtatgggtctgttatgttctgtatgggtctgttatgttctgtatgggtctgttatgttctgttatattctgtatgggtctgttatgttctgtatgggtctgttatgttctgtgggtctgttatgttctgtatgggtctgttatgttctgtatgggtctgttatgttctgttatgttctgtatgggtctgttatgttctgttatgttctgtatgggtctgttatgttctgtatgggtctgttatgttctgtatgggtctgttatgttctgtatgggtctgttatgttctgtatgggtctgttatgttctgtatgggtctgttatgttctgtatgggtctgttatgttctgtatgggtctgttatgttctgtatgggtctgttatgttctgtatgggtctgttatgttctgtatgggtctgttatgttctgtatgggtctgttatgttctgtatgggtctgttatgttctgtatgggtctgttatgttctgtatgggtctgttatgttctgtatgggtctgttatgttctgtatgggtctgttatgttctgtttgggtctgttatgttctgttatattctga
- the LOC127928687 gene encoding uncharacterized protein LOC127928687 isoform X10 — MGSVMFCMGLLCSVIFCMGLLCSVIFWMGLLCSVWVCYVLLYSVWVCYVLLYSGWVCYVLDGSVMFCYILYGSVMFWMGLLCSVIFWMGLLCSGWVCYGSVMFCMGLLCSVIFCMGLLCSGWVCYVLLYSGWVCYVLDGSVMFCMGLLCSVWVCYVLYGSVMFCMGLLCSVWVCYVLLYSVWVCYVLYGSVMFCGSVMFCMGLLCSVWVCYVLLCSVWVCYVLLCSVWVCYVLYGSVMFCMGLLCSVWVCYVLYGSVMFCMGLLCSVWVCYVLYGSVMFCMGLLCSVWVCYVLYGSVMFCMGLLCSVWVCYVLYGSVMFCMGLLCSVWVCYVLYGSVMFCLGLLCSVIF; from the exons ATGgggtctgttatgttctgtatgggtctgttatgttctgttatattctgtatgggtctgttatgttctgttatattctggatgggtctgttatgttctgtatgggtctgttatgttctgttatattctgtatgggtctgttatgttctgttatattctggatgggtctgttatgttctggatgggtctgttatgttctgttatattctgtatgggtctgttatgttctggatgggtctgttatgttctgttatattctggatgggtctgttatgttctggatgggtctgttatg ggtctgttatgttctgtatgggtctgttatgttctgttatattctgtatgggtctgttatgttctggatgggtctgttatgttctgttatattctggatgggtctgttatgttctggatgggtctgttatgttctgtatgggtctgttatgttctgtatgggtctgttatgttctgtatgggtctgttatgttctgtatgggtctgttatgttctgtatgggtctgttatgttctgttatattctgtatgggtctgttatgttctgtatgggtctgttatgttctgtgggtctgttatgttctgtatgggtctgttatgttctgtatgggtctgttatgttctgttatgttctgtatgggtctgttatgttctgttatgttctgtatgggtctgttatgttctgtatgggtctgttatgttctgtatgggtctgttatgttctgtatgggtctgttatgttctgtatgggtctgttatgttctgtatgggtctgttatgttctgtatgggtctgttatgttctgtatgggtctgttatgttctgtatgggtctgttatgttctgtatgggtctgttatgttctgtatgggtctgttatgttctgtatgggtctgttatgttctgtatgggtctgttatgttctgtatgggtctgttatgttctgtatgggtctgttatgttctgtatgggtctgttatgttctgtatgggtctgttatgttctgtttgggtctgttatgttctgttatattctga